The following coding sequences are from one Phycisphaeraceae bacterium window:
- a CDS encoding FG-GAP repeat protein, protein MPTSCDRCGAGSVPHHLFEPLEPRLFLSASYTGQTAFDAFEMSRLIHAIPAQGVEMAQFGYSVAALGDINGDGADDFAISAPGMRHGEGAIGAGGQYGASDWGWSGTPGAVYIFSGIDRTLMRTLSDGFAGFGSALLDAGDLDGDGVGDLAVGSPSFDATADATADRFGRIWIYSGANGTVIRTLTGSGATDELGWSLNRGGDLDGDGVQDLLAGAPGANGTGRAYVYSGADGAVLRTFNGTAMGDRFGHAVGGGVDTPVHTDWDEPSDGDGVPDYIVGAPGNEEFGVEAGAAYVFDGASGSLRYMFTGEAAGDQFGAAVAIVGYAGQFPGFLLRYLVGAPGFDFPSFGDELPALPDAGHVYRFTAGGGGPDTGSYLVGVEAGAAMGARITLLDGYQVYSPQDPDPAYALFSPGAQTTPRMRLFPGNTTNSLSPVSSFLEGATSIAYLGDADRDGISDFIGGSPLAEGSAAQLVPTVLAGPLPGVAAISDNGQYAIIGDYVSRNGVLQSIASLPGLLDGDLLLAVNDAGLFVGRARQDLSPFPGFFAPPGAIFFYYGSARVTLEQAIVRTFGTSPTALDFVDLSNAGDVVFDGLTGSGQAQSAYLFRGGSLVELWAGGVSAVSDSGMVVGASGSAVYRFTPAGQVQLVKGLQHSYSFYRPGMEGVNSRGDIVGGTEAIDLASAAATNAALTTLAARPTVPPSTGSYSWSVEGVDESGRIFALLNYIQYSFPSGRPPSTVTSVAYLYTPGVGLQQFLDTVLNPTEAQLAYPTVSGPAQFLSDGRIMFAGMIYTPTEPPPVNPVAAADSRLTSAYSGAGVEYAGMINEDGLPVVLRTTASGTVAQTLSLRYAADPAATASDIVLYTDPRDSRVYAVVRAGNDLLWYTPYLDGSFDTGVNLRPTYSDWDLPVTPMVHVSTTDGRAILSGLTADGDVVIIEQTTSTAPPDSAVYWAYHNLSTERLAPTGQSTPAFTGPLTAFVSAWNAINLVGLDSDGRVQTVWSIPGAVEWTVSNLSAASNAPRVYGVLAAYTTPWSALNVVASDSAGRPVTLWWVPQFGGNWAYDPLSNSPEAPVLDGSALAAFVTPWAALNVVGRDADSGEIIVYWWTPSTQVWSGETISVSGSGGIPVTTGAIAAGMLGPSRQSVFAIQAGTNHLLQLFWTIGDGADWTVQDLTMLV, encoded by the coding sequence ATGCCAACGTCTTGCGATCGTTGCGGCGCCGGATCTGTACCCCATCATCTCTTCGAACCCCTGGAGCCCCGGCTCTTCCTCTCGGCGTCGTACACCGGACAGACGGCGTTCGATGCGTTCGAGATGAGCCGACTGATCCACGCGATCCCCGCTCAGGGCGTAGAGATGGCTCAGTTTGGCTACTCCGTCGCGGCGCTGGGCGACATCAACGGCGACGGCGCGGACGATTTCGCCATCTCGGCCCCGGGCATGCGCCACGGCGAGGGGGCCATCGGCGCCGGCGGGCAATACGGAGCGTCGGATTGGGGATGGAGCGGGACCCCCGGCGCGGTCTACATCTTTTCCGGGATCGACCGCACCCTCATGCGAACGCTCTCCGATGGCTTTGCCGGCTTCGGCTCGGCGCTGCTCGATGCAGGTGACCTGGATGGCGACGGCGTCGGCGACCTTGCCGTCGGCTCTCCCTCGTTCGACGCCACCGCGGATGCGACCGCTGACCGCTTCGGTCGGATCTGGATCTACTCCGGCGCGAACGGCACGGTGATTCGCACGCTCACCGGCTCGGGCGCCACCGACGAACTGGGCTGGTCCTTGAACCGCGGCGGCGACCTCGACGGCGACGGCGTGCAGGATCTGCTCGCCGGGGCTCCGGGCGCCAACGGCACCGGTCGGGCGTACGTCTACTCCGGCGCCGACGGCGCGGTGCTCCGCACGTTCAACGGCACGGCCATGGGAGATCGCTTCGGCCACGCGGTGGGCGGCGGCGTTGACACCCCCGTTCACACCGACTGGGACGAGCCCAGCGATGGCGACGGCGTCCCAGATTACATCGTCGGCGCTCCGGGCAACGAAGAGTTCGGCGTGGAAGCCGGCGCCGCGTATGTCTTTGACGGCGCGAGCGGTTCGCTCCGCTACATGTTCACGGGCGAGGCCGCGGGTGATCAGTTCGGTGCAGCGGTCGCCATTGTGGGCTACGCCGGGCAGTTCCCCGGCTTTCTGCTCCGCTACCTTGTTGGCGCTCCCGGCTTTGACTTCCCGTCGTTCGGCGATGAACTCCCGGCGCTCCCGGATGCGGGGCATGTCTACCGGTTCACCGCGGGCGGCGGCGGGCCCGATACCGGGTCGTACCTCGTCGGCGTCGAGGCGGGTGCCGCCATGGGGGCCCGCATCACCCTTCTCGATGGCTACCAGGTCTACTCCCCGCAAGACCCCGACCCGGCGTATGCCCTGTTCAGTCCCGGCGCACAGACCACGCCGCGCATGCGGCTCTTTCCGGGCAATACGACCAACTCACTCTCCCCCGTCTCCTCGTTTCTGGAGGGCGCCACGTCCATTGCCTACCTCGGTGATGCTGATCGCGACGGCATCAGCGACTTCATCGGAGGTAGTCCCCTGGCAGAGGGGAGCGCCGCACAACTCGTGCCGACGGTCCTCGCCGGGCCTCTTCCGGGCGTCGCAGCGATCAGCGATAACGGTCAGTACGCCATCATCGGCGACTACGTTTCACGCAACGGTGTTCTGCAGTCGATCGCGAGCCTCCCCGGGCTTCTCGATGGCGACCTCCTGCTGGCCGTCAACGACGCCGGACTCTTCGTCGGCCGCGCCCGCCAGGACCTCAGCCCATTCCCGGGTTTCTTCGCGCCGCCCGGGGCGATCTTCTTCTATTACGGCTCCGCCCGCGTCACGCTCGAGCAGGCCATCGTCCGCACGTTCGGCACCTCCCCGACCGCGCTCGATTTCGTCGATCTCTCGAACGCGGGCGACGTGGTCTTCGATGGCCTGACAGGTTCGGGCCAAGCGCAGTCCGCGTACCTGTTCCGCGGCGGGTCGCTCGTCGAACTGTGGGCCGGCGGCGTCTCGGCGGTCAGCGATTCCGGAATGGTCGTGGGCGCCTCCGGTTCGGCGGTGTACCGCTTCACGCCAGCGGGGCAGGTCCAACTCGTCAAGGGCCTGCAGCACTCGTACAGCTTCTACCGCCCCGGCATGGAAGGGGTCAACAGCCGCGGCGACATTGTCGGCGGCACCGAGGCCATCGATCTCGCCTCTGCCGCCGCGACCAACGCCGCGTTGACCACCCTTGCTGCCCGACCCACCGTTCCGCCCAGCACCGGAAGTTATTCCTGGAGCGTCGAGGGCGTCGACGAATCCGGGCGGATCTTCGCGCTGCTGAACTACATCCAGTACTCGTTCCCCAGCGGTCGCCCGCCGAGCACCGTCACCTCGGTCGCTTACCTCTATACCCCGGGCGTTGGCCTCCAGCAGTTCCTCGATACGGTCCTCAATCCCACCGAGGCCCAGCTTGCCTACCCCACGGTGTCGGGGCCGGCCCAGTTCCTTTCCGACGGGCGCATCATGTTCGCCGGGATGATCTACACGCCTACCGAGCCGCCGCCGGTCAATCCCGTGGCCGCGGCGGACTCCCGCCTGACCTCTGCCTACTCCGGCGCCGGGGTCGAGTACGCCGGGATGATCAACGAGGACGGCCTCCCGGTCGTCCTGCGCACCACCGCCTCCGGGACTGTCGCGCAGACACTCTCGCTGCGATACGCGGCGGATCCCGCGGCGACCGCGTCGGATATCGTCCTCTACACCGACCCGCGCGACTCACGCGTGTACGCCGTGGTGCGGGCGGGCAACGACCTGCTCTGGTACACCCCGTACCTCGATGGCTCGTTCGATACCGGTGTCAACCTCCGCCCGACGTATTCCGACTGGGACCTCCCCGTCACGCCGATGGTGCACGTCAGCACCACCGACGGCCGGGCCATCCTCAGCGGGCTGACGGCCGATGGGGACGTCGTCATCATCGAGCAGACCACGAGCACCGCTCCCCCGGATTCCGCGGTGTACTGGGCGTACCACAACCTCTCCACGGAGCGACTCGCTCCCACAGGCCAGTCCACGCCCGCGTTCACCGGGCCGCTCACCGCCTTCGTCTCGGCGTGGAACGCGATCAACCTTGTCGGGCTGGATTCCGACGGCCGGGTGCAGACCGTGTGGAGCATCCCGGGCGCTGTGGAGTGGACGGTCTCAAACCTCTCGGCCGCGTCGAACGCGCCGCGCGTGTACGGCGTTCTCGCCGCGTACACCACGCCGTGGTCCGCGCTCAACGTCGTCGCGTCCGACTCCGCGGGCCGGCCCGTCACGCTCTGGTGGGTGCCGCAGTTCGGCGGCAACTGGGCGTACGACCCGCTCTCGAACTCACCCGAAGCCCCGGTCCTCGATGGGTCCGCGCTCGCCGCGTTCGTCACGCCGTGGGCGGCGTTGAATGTCGTCGGCCGCGACGCGGATTCTGGCGAGATCATCGTGTACTGGTGGACGCCATCGACGCAGGTCTGGTCGGGCGAGACGATCAGTGTGTCCGGGTCGGGCGGCATCCCGGTGACGACGGGCGCGATCGCCGCGGGCATGCTCGGCCCCAGCCGCCAGAGCGTCTTCGCGATCCAGGCGGGCACCAACCACCTGCTCCAGTTGTTCTGGACGATCGGTGACGGCGCCGACTGGACCGTGCAGGACCTCACGATGCTCGTGTAG
- a CDS encoding FG-GAP repeat protein yields MSDLQGQFELSLLEPRVLLAAYTFDPFTHSLNLPSNLGSFVPPQGVEVANFGAAAAAIGDIDGDGVDDIAISAPGQQGEQSSTPGRVFLYSGATRQIIRTLEDGFVDFGVSIASIGDIDNDGRPDLLVGSPLVDLNANALVDPTGAAYIYSGADGSMLRFFQGPTAFSEFGRAVAALGDVTGDSFVEVLIGAPGGGPSSQGVVLVITTALTLLPVPNPEVIRTLAGEAAGDRFGAAVISAGDIPPSGQPGDGVPDIFIGAPLHDGNGAGSGRAYLYSGADGSLRLILNGERADDRFGAALGVGIAGSTPFLYVGAPNHDWQFSPEYPPISDTGRIYRFDAQGQLAEASGPIAGGEGYHLGIAISALGDINGDGRSDFAVSQPGAPAGQRISFRNSGFSELAISLPGGATGDIAFAAGDLDHDGQPDVLVTTPGANSATAFSSLGVVQPIGYPATNDDRSFMFFSSLGNSVGGRADYAIVNGMFANLRMLPGIGSDGHVIAVNNAGLIVGRIEITDSLGNVFEAEPFLVQGGTRTLLSALVTQIIGGITPEWANLKPIRLANDGSLILHEQDGPSISPTPNDRSWLYKDGVLTLLWNGSPIDVNDSGAVLGSRRNDDLTYTVILRTPDGTVTPISELTQAYALNNEGVIVGSESSGSIVTWHNGVVTVVAPYVPPIYPTTYSSLYATDINDAGDVLVVRYTVAGRGTNREYFVVRAGESMALIYNVVFGDNPVEGTPSIFVNGRDIYTGYGVAEPIDERAAWSLVTSVPVSAAAGTSIPSSAVVGVNPYGNAILFWDDAQGITHGTRLTLGTAATGTITDVVAYADPTDSSLYVVVFGALGAQWFIAPSPLGDGAPVFPLGPAFPIPISNPAVFFTTDHRVLIAGAAANGDLILYFQNGLSFPSSNYNWSSSNITVEHIQARGQTFIPIASNLTAFSTAWNANHVAYLDAEGQVHAVWWAPGSDPLWRTDQLTSAAAAGPLEGRLSSFVTPWNTLHINAFNQAGEAVAVWWDVSFGGQWAVDALAAPGSARFDPASVTSFQTPWNALHLIGRDADTGEILTYWWAPATGEWRVETIHPAAEPEGFAAGGLVYGLSGPTGLLALYTSRASNGNAVRIAWTLEDPLWRFSDLTELVIA; encoded by the coding sequence ATGTCCGATCTACAGGGCCAGTTCGAACTCTCGCTCCTTGAGCCTCGCGTGCTGCTGGCGGCTTACACGTTCGATCCCTTCACGCACTCGCTGAATCTTCCCAGCAACCTCGGGTCCTTCGTTCCTCCCCAGGGCGTCGAGGTCGCCAACTTCGGCGCCGCCGCGGCGGCCATCGGCGATATCGATGGCGATGGGGTCGACGACATCGCGATCTCCGCTCCCGGTCAGCAGGGCGAGCAGTCGTCCACACCGGGGCGGGTGTTCCTGTACTCCGGCGCCACGCGACAGATCATCCGCACCCTCGAGGACGGCTTCGTCGACTTCGGCGTCTCCATCGCCAGCATCGGCGACATCGACAACGACGGCCGCCCCGACCTGCTCGTCGGTTCGCCCCTGGTGGATCTCAACGCCAACGCGCTGGTCGATCCCACCGGCGCGGCGTACATCTACTCCGGCGCGGACGGCTCGATGCTTCGGTTCTTCCAGGGTCCGACGGCCTTCTCCGAGTTTGGGCGCGCCGTCGCCGCGTTGGGCGATGTCACCGGCGATTCGTTTGTCGAAGTCCTCATCGGCGCCCCCGGCGGCGGCCCCAGCAGCCAGGGCGTCGTCCTGGTGATCACCACGGCCCTGACGCTCCTGCCCGTTCCCAATCCAGAGGTCATCCGCACTCTTGCCGGCGAGGCCGCCGGGGACCGGTTCGGCGCCGCGGTTATCTCCGCGGGCGATATCCCCCCGTCAGGCCAGCCCGGCGACGGTGTTCCCGATATCTTCATCGGCGCCCCGCTCCACGACGGCAACGGCGCCGGTTCGGGCCGGGCATACCTCTATTCAGGCGCCGACGGCTCGCTCCGGCTGATCCTCAACGGCGAGCGGGCGGACGACCGTTTCGGCGCCGCGCTCGGCGTCGGCATCGCCGGGAGCACCCCGTTCCTGTACGTAGGGGCGCCGAACCACGACTGGCAGTTCAGCCCCGAGTACCCGCCGATCAGCGATACCGGACGCATCTACCGCTTCGACGCACAGGGCCAGCTTGCCGAGGCGTCGGGCCCGATCGCCGGTGGCGAGGGGTACCACCTCGGCATCGCTATCTCCGCGCTCGGGGATATCAACGGCGACGGGCGGAGCGACTTTGCGGTGTCGCAGCCCGGCGCGCCCGCGGGCCAGCGCATCAGCTTCCGCAACTCCGGTTTCTCGGAACTCGCCATCTCCCTCCCCGGCGGCGCGACGGGCGACATCGCCTTCGCCGCGGGCGATCTGGATCATGACGGCCAGCCGGATGTCCTCGTCACCACTCCCGGTGCCAACTCGGCGACGGCCTTTTCCTCCCTCGGCGTGGTTCAGCCGATTGGCTACCCGGCAACCAACGACGACCGCTCGTTCATGTTCTTCTCCTCGCTGGGCAACAGCGTCGGCGGCCGCGCGGACTACGCGATCGTGAACGGCATGTTCGCCAACCTCCGCATGCTCCCCGGCATCGGCTCCGATGGGCACGTCATCGCGGTGAACAACGCGGGGCTCATCGTCGGTCGCATCGAGATCACCGATTCGCTGGGCAACGTCTTCGAGGCCGAGCCGTTCCTCGTTCAAGGGGGTACGCGGACGCTGCTCTCCGCCCTCGTCACGCAGATCATCGGCGGCATCACGCCGGAGTGGGCGAACCTCAAGCCCATCCGCCTGGCCAACGACGGCTCGCTCATCCTCCACGAGCAGGACGGGCCGTCGATCAGCCCCACCCCGAATGACCGCTCCTGGCTCTACAAGGACGGCGTCCTCACCCTGCTCTGGAACGGCTCGCCGATCGACGTCAACGACTCGGGCGCCGTCCTCGGCTCGCGCCGCAACGACGACCTCACGTACACCGTCATTCTCCGGACGCCCGACGGCACCGTCACGCCGATCAGCGAACTGACGCAGGCCTACGCCCTGAACAACGAAGGGGTCATCGTCGGCTCCGAATCTTCGGGCTCCATCGTGACCTGGCACAACGGGGTCGTGACCGTGGTCGCCCCGTATGTCCCGCCGATCTATCCCACAACCTACTCGTCCTTGTACGCCACCGATATCAACGACGCGGGCGACGTCCTGGTCGTCCGCTACACCGTTGCCGGCCGCGGCACGAATCGCGAGTACTTCGTCGTCCGCGCCGGCGAGTCGATGGCGCTGATCTACAACGTCGTCTTCGGCGACAACCCCGTCGAGGGCACACCCTCGATCTTCGTAAACGGCCGCGACATCTACACCGGCTACGGCGTCGCCGAGCCCATCGATGAGCGAGCCGCCTGGAGCCTTGTGACATCCGTCCCTGTCTCCGCCGCCGCGGGAACATCGATCCCGTCCAGCGCTGTCGTCGGCGTCAATCCTTACGGCAACGCGATCCTGTTCTGGGACGATGCCCAGGGCATCACCCACGGCACGCGACTGACCCTCGGCACCGCGGCGACCGGCACGATCACGGACGTGGTCGCCTACGCCGATCCAACTGACAGCTCCCTGTACGTGGTGGTCTTCGGCGCCCTGGGCGCCCAGTGGTTCATCGCGCCAAGCCCGCTCGGCGATGGCGCCCCGGTGTTCCCCCTCGGCCCCGCGTTCCCGATCCCCATCTCCAACCCGGCGGTCTTCTTCACGACCGACCACCGCGTCCTCATCGCCGGCGCCGCGGCTAACGGCGATCTCATCCTCTACTTCCAGAACGGGCTCTCCTTCCCCTCGTCCAACTACAACTGGAGCTCCAGCAACATCACCGTCGAGCACATCCAGGCCCGCGGCCAGACATTCATCCCCATCGCCAGCAACCTCACCGCCTTCTCCACGGCGTGGAACGCCAACCACGTCGCCTACCTCGACGCCGAGGGCCAGGTGCACGCCGTCTGGTGGGCCCCCGGGTCCGACCCGCTCTGGCGCACCGACCAACTCACCTCCGCCGCGGCCGCGGGCCCGCTCGAGGGCCGGCTGTCGTCGTTCGTCACGCCGTGGAACACGCTGCACATCAACGCGTTCAACCAAGCCGGCGAGGCCGTCGCCGTCTGGTGGGATGTCTCCTTCGGCGGCCAATGGGCCGTGGATGCACTGGCCGCCCCCGGCTCGGCGCGGTTCGATCCGGCGTCGGTCACGTCCTTCCAGACGCCGTGGAACGCCCTGCACCTGATCGGGCGCGACGCCGACACCGGCGAGATCCTCACCTACTGGTGGGCGCCGGCCACCGGCGAGTGGCGAGTCGAGACGATCCATCCCGCGGCGGAACCCGAGGGCTTCGCCGCGGGCGGCCTGGTCTACGGCCTCTCGGGCCCGACAGGCCTGCTCGCTCTCTACACCAGCCGGGCGAGCAACGGCAACGCCGTGCGCATCGCGTGGACACTCGAAGACCCGCTGTGGCGGTTCAGCGACCTGACCGAGTTGGTGATCGCGTAA
- a CDS encoding GNAT family N-acetyltransferase: protein MSVIEPARVRLRDGAEVLLRTADEADAAELIRHARDVVTTSPHSVTTLEEMAQYEGTREIELIRDHRDSPNKVWIVAEAGPRLVGEISFRANAKQRMAHHGHFGLGVDSDWRGRGLGRVLVGALLDWARVHPAIEKVCLGVFATNINALRLYRSMGFVEEGRRQGEFKMAPGVYEDDIQMSLWVKPRETGTIPSAFGDSPGGRGSARVD from the coding sequence ATGAGCGTCATCGAGCCGGCGCGGGTCAGGCTCCGTGACGGGGCCGAGGTGCTGCTCCGCACGGCGGACGAGGCGGATGCCGCGGAGTTGATCCGGCACGCGCGGGATGTCGTGACGACCAGCCCGCACTCGGTCACGACGCTCGAGGAGATGGCGCAGTACGAAGGGACGCGTGAGATTGAACTGATCCGCGACCACCGGGATTCCCCCAACAAGGTCTGGATCGTGGCCGAGGCGGGTCCGCGGCTGGTCGGCGAGATCTCGTTCCGTGCGAACGCCAAGCAGCGGATGGCCCACCACGGGCACTTTGGCCTAGGAGTCGACTCCGACTGGCGTGGGCGCGGGCTGGGGCGGGTGCTTGTCGGGGCGCTGCTGGATTGGGCACGGGTCCATCCGGCGATCGAGAAGGTCTGCCTGGGCGTCTTTGCCACCAACATCAACGCCCTGCGGCTCTACCGTTCGATGGGGTTTGTGGAAGAGGGGCGGCGGCAGGGGGAGTTCAAGATGGCGCCCGGCGTGTACGAGGACGACATCCAGATGTCGCTCTGGGTCAAGCCGCGGGAGACCGGGACGATTCCCAGCGCGTTCGGCGATTCCCCGGGCGGGCGGGGCTCGGCGCGCGTAGATTGA
- a CDS encoding site-specific DNA-methyltransferase: MTILNRSNSDRRRNGTPASPARPRRAPASAEPVTLTHPANGAVARLYHGDCREVILSIPECAAGTVDMVFADPPFNWNRAYDKWDDSMPRGDYLEFTYRWLDLCRAALKPGGAFWINIPDDTAAEIVCHLKKPADARSAGVAQPALDMINWCIWHYRFGQNTRARFINSKVHALWFVKPGAAHTWNADAVLEPSDRATTYFDPRTISKKDGMPPGMRVPMDVWYGKFWGRIQGNNKERRANHDNQLPEAYLERVIRACSNDGELVMDPFLGSGTTGVIAHALGRRFIGVEFSKDNLASACKRIVQGPHRLGEAIGQSTAIFPARRATPKARARTAVRSTRTPRA, encoded by the coding sequence GTGACGATCCTCAACCGCTCCAACTCCGACCGGCGCCGCAACGGCACCCCCGCATCGCCGGCCCGCCCGCGCCGCGCTCCGGCCTCCGCCGAGCCCGTCACGCTGACCCATCCCGCGAACGGGGCGGTCGCCCGGCTCTACCACGGCGACTGCCGCGAGGTCATCTTGTCGATCCCGGAGTGCGCCGCGGGGACTGTCGACATGGTCTTCGCGGATCCGCCGTTCAACTGGAACCGCGCGTACGACAAGTGGGACGATTCGATGCCGCGGGGCGATTACCTGGAGTTCACGTACCGCTGGCTTGATCTCTGCCGCGCCGCACTCAAGCCCGGCGGCGCCTTCTGGATCAATATCCCGGACGACACCGCCGCGGAGATCGTGTGCCACCTGAAGAAGCCGGCCGATGCTCGCTCGGCGGGCGTGGCCCAGCCCGCGCTGGACATGATCAACTGGTGCATCTGGCACTACCGCTTCGGGCAGAACACGCGGGCGCGGTTCATCAACTCCAAGGTCCACGCGTTGTGGTTCGTCAAGCCCGGCGCTGCGCACACCTGGAACGCCGACGCGGTGCTTGAGCCCTCTGATCGCGCGACGACCTACTTCGACCCGCGCACGATCTCCAAGAAGGACGGCATGCCGCCCGGGATGCGGGTGCCCATGGATGTGTGGTACGGCAAGTTCTGGGGCCGCATCCAGGGCAACAACAAGGAGCGGCGGGCCAACCACGACAACCAGCTTCCCGAGGCCTACCTGGAGCGGGTGATCCGCGCCTGCTCCAACGACGGCGAACTGGTGATGGACCCGTTCCTCGGCTCGGGCACGACGGGTGTCATCGCCCACGCCCTCGGCCGCCGATTCATCGGCGTCGAGTTCAGCAAGGACAACCTCGCCAGCGCCTGCAAGCGCATCGTGCAGGGCCCGCATCGGCTGGGCGAGGCGATCGGCCAGTCCACCGCGATCTTTCCGGCGCGGCGGGCGACGCCCAAGGCGCGGGCACGCACGGCGGTTCGGTCAACCCGAACACCGCGTGCGTGA
- the dapA gene encoding 4-hydroxy-tetrahydrodipicolinate synthase: MTTPHPTHRRFTGAFTAIITPFNARGDGIDFGRLEQQIRDQAKGGVTGIVVAGTTGESPTLTHHEYEHLVKTCVEHGRAEGIMVIAGTGSNSTSHAVELQRLAAQLGADAALSVNPYYNKPTQEGLYRHFITVADAAELPVVLYNIPGRTGVALTPATVERLSKHPNIRACKEATGSTDSASEIAQRCPDLALLSGDDSMTLPFASVGAVGVVSVISNIVPAKMTALCSAFLGGRWSEALSLHREVFPLCRASFLETNPIPVKAAMKLLGRDNGVLRLPMTEATGETVKTLQAVLTELALL; the protein is encoded by the coding sequence ATGACCACGCCACACCCAACTCACCGCCGGTTCACCGGCGCGTTCACCGCGATCATCACCCCGTTCAACGCCCGCGGCGACGGCATCGACTTCGGACGGCTGGAGCAGCAGATCCGCGACCAGGCCAAGGGCGGGGTCACGGGGATCGTCGTCGCCGGCACCACGGGCGAATCGCCCACGCTGACGCACCACGAGTACGAGCACCTGGTCAAGACGTGCGTGGAGCACGGGCGGGCCGAGGGGATCATGGTGATCGCCGGCACCGGGAGCAACTCCACGTCGCACGCGGTGGAACTGCAGCGGCTCGCGGCCCAGCTCGGGGCCGACGCGGCGCTCTCCGTCAACCCGTACTACAACAAGCCCACGCAGGAGGGGCTGTACCGGCACTTCATTACGGTTGCCGATGCCGCGGAACTCCCGGTGGTGCTGTACAACATCCCGGGCCGTACGGGGGTGGCGCTGACACCGGCGACGGTCGAGCGGCTCAGCAAGCACCCCAACATCCGGGCCTGCAAGGAGGCGACGGGCTCGACCGACTCGGCGAGCGAGATCGCGCAGCGCTGCCCGGACCTGGCGCTGCTCTCGGGCGACGACTCGATGACGCTCCCGTTCGCGAGCGTGGGCGCGGTGGGTGTTGTGAGCGTGATCTCGAACATCGTCCCGGCGAAGATGACGGCGCTGTGCAGCGCGTTCCTTGGTGGGAGGTGGTCCGAGGCGCTGTCGCTGCACCGCGAGGTGTTCCCGCTCTGCCGGGCGAGTTTCCTCGAGACCAACCCGATCCCGGTGAAGGCGGCGATGAAACTGCTGGGGCGCGACAACGGCGTCCTCCGCCTCCCGATGACCGAGGCGACCGGCGAGACGGTGAAGACGCTGCAAGCGGTTCTCACGGAACTGGCGCTGTTGTAA
- a CDS encoding bifunctional folylpolyglutamate synthase/dihydrofolate synthase, with protein MPERSTTVSRPAGRKPVKVDAAKGSRGDVPPGLAPGEDAPASYQQSLKYLADLTDFERVRQSTLTPEMFKLDRMRALLEALGNPQQHVKFVHVAGTKGKGSTCEMTAAGLEACGYAVGVYTSPHLVDIRERIRINRRLIPHAEFAGALSRVREAAKSIEAAHGTATFFEHLTAMALLYFFEQAVDIAVIEVGLGGRLDSTNVIRPEVTAITTIGLDHTQLLGSTVEAIAREKAGIFKSGVTAITAIQKPEVLAVLAEAAQAAGAPLRVVGADVEFSVRFDAKSPAGPRARVCLSTPRSSYEHIAVPLRGEHQAHNCGVALAILDALTESGFKCPENRVIAGLEKVELSGRFEVVPGSPRLLLDGAHNEDSIRCLVRAASSHLSFDSMITIFGCCADKDTGALLRELAAGADKVIFTRASGNPRAADPRDLARKYAEIAGRVVQIARSLEEAMAMARKCAGRGDVICVTGSMYLVGEAKRLLATEARRGA; from the coding sequence ATGCCAGAGAGATCGACGACGGTATCGCGTCCCGCCGGCCGGAAGCCGGTCAAGGTGGACGCCGCGAAGGGATCCAGGGGTGACGTTCCGCCGGGCCTCGCGCCGGGCGAGGATGCGCCGGCCTCGTACCAGCAATCCCTCAAGTACCTCGCTGACCTGACGGACTTCGAGCGGGTTCGGCAGTCGACCCTGACGCCGGAGATGTTCAAGCTGGACCGGATGCGGGCGCTGCTGGAGGCCCTGGGCAATCCGCAGCAGCACGTCAAGTTCGTTCATGTCGCGGGCACGAAGGGCAAGGGGTCGACCTGCGAGATGACAGCCGCGGGCCTCGAGGCGTGCGGCTACGCGGTCGGTGTGTACACCAGCCCGCACCTGGTCGATATCCGCGAGCGGATCCGCATCAACCGCCGGCTCATTCCCCACGCGGAGTTCGCGGGGGCGCTCTCGCGCGTGCGCGAGGCGGCGAAGTCCATCGAGGCGGCCCACGGCACAGCCACCTTCTTCGAGCACCTGACGGCGATGGCGCTGCTGTACTTCTTCGAGCAGGCCGTGGACATCGCGGTGATCGAGGTCGGGCTCGGCGGCCGGCTGGATTCCACGAACGTCATACGCCCCGAGGTCACGGCGATCACGACGATCGGGCTGGACCACACGCAGCTGCTGGGGAGCACGGTGGAAGCGATCGCGCGGGAGAAGGCCGGCATCTTCAAGAGCGGCGTCACCGCCATCACGGCGATCCAGAAGCCCGAGGTGCTGGCCGTGCTCGCCGAGGCCGCGCAGGCCGCCGGCGCGCCCCTCCGCGTGGTCGGCGCCGATGTCGAGTTTTCCGTCCGCTTCGATGCGAAGAGCCCCGCCGGGCCGCGGGCCCGCGTCTGCCTCTCTACCCCGCGATCCTCCTACGAGCACATCGCCGTCCCCCTCCGGGGCGAACACCAGGCGCACAACTGCGGCGTCGCGCTCGCGATCCTGGATGCCCTGACCGAGTCGGGCTTCAAGTGCCCGGAGAACCGGGTCATCGCCGGCCTGGAGAAGGTCGAACTCTCCGGCCGCTTCGAGGTGGTTCCGGGGAGCCCCCGCCTCCTGCTCGACGGCGCGCACAACGAGGATTCCATCCGCTGCCTGGTCCGCGCCGCCTCGTCCCACCTTTCCTTCGATTCCATGATCACGATCTTTGGCTGCTGCGCCGACAAGGACACCGGCGCGCTGCTCCGCGAACTGGCGGCGGGCGCCGACAAGGTGATCTTCACCCGCGCTTCGGGGAACCCCCGAGCCGCCGACCCCCGGGACCTCGCCCGCAAGTACGCAGAGATCGCCGGCCGCGTCGTCCAGATCGCCCGCAGCCTCGAGGAGGCGATGGCGATGGCCCGCAAGTGCGCCGGCCGCGGCGACGTGATCTGCGTCACCGGCTCCATGTACCTGGTCGGCGAGGCCAAGAGGCTCCTCGCCACCGAGGCGCGCCGCGGTGCCTGA